TCCCTACTTTTCCGGCCGGGAAGCGGGGCGTGGATTGGGGCTGGGCCTTTGCCGCGCCTACCGAATCGTGCAACTGCACCAGGGACGAATCCATTTGGCCGGTGGGGCGGCGGGATGCGTGGCGACCATTCAGTTGCCGATCGCTCTGCCCAACGCATCGCTAAACATGGCAAACGTGTCCACGTCCCGATAACGTTCGCGTCAGAAATCGGTCGACGACCGCTATCGACCTAGGCTTCTTGAAACAGGCGACCCGACGCACGGGCGTGGTCGTCTTCGGGCAACACGCGAATCAGTTCTTCGGCGGTGGTCCACCCCGTCGCCAATCGCAGTCGCCCCGCTGTCTCCAACGAAAGGTTGCCTGCCTGGTGACTCATTCGTGCCAATTCCTGCTCGTCGGATCCGTGCTGGATCGCGTCACGCATCGACGGGGTCACCCGAATGATCTCCGGCAGACAAACCAGACGGTCGTATCCATCAACACAACGATCACATCCGACCGGCAACCACAAATTGCGTGGCATGTCGTTGGGCAAGCGTGGACGCAGGTCGGATAGAAAATCGTCGCAATCCGACATCGAAATGCGTTGTCGACAATGTGGGCACAATCGCCGGACCAACCGTTGCGCGACCACACCCACCAGACTGCTGGCCAAAAAGTGTGGCAAAACTCCATAGGACAACATCGAATGCACCGCACCGGCCGCGGTACGAGCATGAACGCTGGCCAAAACCAAGTGGCCGCTGCCGGCCGCACGCACGGCAACCTCCGCCGCACGAGCATCGCGAATTTCTCCGATCATGATGACGTCCGGAGAATGACGCAGGATCGCAGCCAACAATTGCGCAAAATCGATCCCACCGCGCACGTTCACTTGGGATTGGACGATCCCGTTCATCACGTGTTCGATCGGGTCTTCGATCGTATGAATTTTGCGATCCGCCTTTTGAAGGTATTTCAAAAACGAATACAGCGAATGTGTCTTTCCGCTTCCCGTGGGTCCGGAAACCAGCACCAGCCCGCTGCCACAATCAAGCAGCTGACGCATATGATCGGCCTCGCTGGCAAAGATCCCCAGCTGGTCAATCGAAAGAATCGATTCGTTGCTTCCGAAAATACGCAGGGCCAAGTCATAGCCGTAGATGCTGGGCAGGGCGTTGATTCGGACGTCGACCATGCGCCCGTCGTCCAATTCCAACAACTCTCGACCTTCCACCGGTTTCATCTGATCGGTGACGTATGCGCCACTGACGGCACGAAAGTGGTTTTGCAGCCGGCGACCGGCGGCATGGGAAAGCCGCTGGACCGTT
The Crateriforma spongiae DNA segment above includes these coding regions:
- a CDS encoding GspE/PulE family protein, with translation MSTTSDDLEIDFRDEADLQAFDPEAAARELVTYAVSVDATDVFLTDESTSVVVRLRRMGQLETVQRLSHAAGRRLQNHFRAVSGAYVTDQMKPVEGRELLELDDGRMVDVRINALPSIYGYDLALRIFGSNESILSIDQLGIFASEADHMRQLLDCGSGLVLVSGPTGSGKTHSLYSFLKYLQKADRKIHTIEDPIEHVMNGIVQSQVNVRGGIDFAQLLAAILRHSPDVIMIGEIRDARAAEVAVRAAGSGHLVLASVHARTAAGAVHSMLSYGVLPHFLASSLVGVVAQRLVRRLCPHCRQRISMSDCDDFLSDLRPRLPNDMPRNLWLPVGCDRCVDGYDRLVCLPEIIRVTPSMRDAIQHGSDEQELARMSHQAGNLSLETAGRLRLATGWTTAEELIRVLPEDDHARASGRLFQEA